Part of the Labilibaculum antarcticum genome, AATGTTTCTCCTGTTCACGATACCTATAAAGAAATTAAAAACTTTGATATTCTGAAAGGTCGTTTTTTAAACCAGAAAGACATTAAAGAAAATAGAAAAGTTGTTGCAATTCAAGATGTTGTTAAGGAAGTACTTTTCCCAAAGGAAACAGCAATCAGCAAATTGATCACAATTAACGGCATTAAATTTAAAGTCGTTGGTGTTTTTCATCAGCCTAGCTTTGATGATAATTCAAGAGAAATTTACATTCCTATAACGGTTGCTCAAAAGGTTTTCAATAACAACGATCATCTTCAAAGAATCTCCTTCACTTTAAACGATATTTCCGTAGAAGAAAGCAAAAATGTGGTACAACAAGTCACCTACCAAATGGCTGCCAAACACGGATTTAGCAAAGAGGACAAAAGTGCTTTATGGATTCGAAATAACATTGAAGGCTCTCAATCCTTTGCGTCCATTTTTACAGCTATAGAAATGTTTGTATGGATTATTGGAACTTTCACCATTGTACTCGGAGCAATCGGAGTATTCAACATTATGATGATTGTTGTGAAAGAAAGAACCAAAGAAATTGGAGTAAGAAAAGCAATTGGGGCATCCCCAAAATCAGTAGTTGGGCTAATATTAATGGAGGCAATATTTATAACAGCGGCCTCTGGCTATATCGGATTAATTGCTGGTGTTGGACTGCTTGAAATGATCACCAAATTTGATCTTATTTACAAAATATATCCTCCTGCAGCAATCTATTTCATAAATCCACAAGTAGATTTGGGGGTCGCAGTTGGAGCAACCATTGTATTGGTTATAACCGGTGCTTTGGCAGGATTTTTCCCGGCCAGAAAAGCGGCTAGAATTAGACCAATAGAAGCATTAAGAGACGAATAATTAACCAGACTAATAAAACGATCAGCAAATGTTCGATTTGGATAAATGGCAGGAGATTACCGCCGCACTTAAAAAAAATAAACTAAGAACCATACTTACCAGTTTGGGAGTAATGTTCGGGATTTTAATTCTCGTAACACTACTAGGAATTGGTAGAGGTTTTCAAAATAATATTCAATCTTCTTTAGGAAATTTCGCAACCAATTCAACTGTTTTTTGGGTGCAACGAACAACAAAAGCCTATAAAGGATTGCCCCGAAATCGATTTTATCAGTTTACAAATACAGATATAGTCGCAATTAAAAGAGATGTTCCTGAATTAAAAAATATTGCACCACAAATTGAAGGATGGAGTGGCAATGCTACAAATAATACGTTTAGAACAGACAAAAAAGGAAACTTTAGAATCAGAGGAACCTCTCCAGAGATGAATATGGTAAATCCTGTTGATGTTACAGCGGGTCGCTTTATCAATGAAAATGATTTGAAAGAATACCGAAAGGTAATCACCATTGGTCCAAGAGTTCAAGAATTAATGTTCGAAAAAGATGAAGAACCAATTGGTCAATATCTAAAAGTAAACGGCATCTATTTAAAAATTGTTGGAACGGTTAAACCATTAAGCCAAAGTATGGGTAATCAAGATGATTTTATTCAAATGCCATTTACAACACTTCAACGCCTGTACAACAGAGGAGATAAATTTTACTCTTTTATAGCAACAGCTAAAGTTGGTGAGTCGGTTGATGAGCTTCAAAATAGTATTTTTTCAATATTAGCTCGGCGACACAGCATTGATCCTGATGACAGGCAAGCCATTGGTAATTTTAATATTGCCAAGATGTTCAACAAAATATTCGGCCTTTTTGACAGCATTGGATTCCTGTTTTGGGTAATTGGCTTTGGTGTTTTACTAACAGGCATAATTGGAGTTAGCAATATTATGCACGTGGTAGTAAAAGAACGTACCCGAGAACTTGGGATTAAACGCGCCCTTGGTGCACGTCCCGTTGAA contains:
- a CDS encoding ABC transporter permease yields the protein MFDRDKWQEIFSTISKNKTRTVLTGFSVATGIFMLIFLLGAGRGLRNGMTDIFAQDATNSMQIYGGRTTKAYKGTPEGKRIQMVNDDYLNIKKSIEKLDVISAMSYIPGAETISYKSNFGNFNVSPVHDTYKEIKNFDILKGRFLNQKDIKENRKVVAIQDVVKEVLFPKETAISKLITINGIKFKVVGVFHQPSFDDNSREIYIPITVAQKVFNNNDHLQRISFTLNDISVEESKNVVQQVTYQMAAKHGFSKEDKSALWIRNNIEGSQSFASIFTAIEMFVWIIGTFTIVLGAIGVFNIMMIVVKERTKEIGVRKAIGASPKSVVGLILMEAIFITAASGYIGLIAGVGLLEMITKFDLIYKIYPPAAIYFINPQVDLGVAVGATIVLVITGALAGFFPARKAARIRPIEALRDE
- a CDS encoding ABC transporter permease produces the protein MFDLDKWQEITAALKKNKLRTILTSLGVMFGILILVTLLGIGRGFQNNIQSSLGNFATNSTVFWVQRTTKAYKGLPRNRFYQFTNTDIVAIKRDVPELKNIAPQIEGWSGNATNNTFRTDKKGNFRIRGTSPEMNMVNPVDVTAGRFINENDLKEYRKVITIGPRVQELMFEKDEEPIGQYLKVNGIYLKIVGTVKPLSQSMGNQDDFIQMPFTTLQRLYNRGDKFYSFIATAKVGESVDELQNSIFSILARRHSIDPDDRQAIGNFNIAKMFNKIFGLFDSIGFLFWVIGFGVLLTGIIGVSNIMHVVVKERTRELGIKRALGARPVEVVGQIINEAVFLTSFAGFWGLVLGVLIVEGIGKMTEGVSDIPILNPYVDINVAFIALGVLAFFGVLAGLLPALKAIRIKPVDALRYE